One Nonomuraea angiospora DNA segment encodes these proteins:
- a CDS encoding putative quinol monooxygenase → MEILVAVIAFAGALLAAIAVGALIQRLRDEPEGWLIAWTVAVVSLCLSLAVIGIGYVFGFGSVTFRIYQITGSLLAPLWLAVGMVQLLAEKVPPRFLAWLGGIALTIVSVAILVFDPLKSEDLGKSLPPAANFWAIIPDKLLLGVHVVDVLIMLGMLVVAGLKWRQGDEYDTDNLHAAAVIVPSGMALVGAMRFTVPALFTTALLAVAAAAVWYTVLRPLAPYEDDDEDDFDSDRDERPSRRDERSQRREERAQHHDERPMFRDEAPMPPPPGPRGVPEPVPGGPGLPPSPPRRSSGLGDLVAEYRAGDQGVDYAARMAPPPDSGPSTGYIMNGAPPAAPPQRPDFAMPGTGAVYPGAELFSPAPQQQQQQQQQPGSGKLSPTIYGLLTVFTIMDGAGEAFDRLAEATVEAVRRGEPDTLVYACHAVKSAPLQRIVYELYRDEVAYRDHQRQPHVERFLNERQAMVLATNVIELNVNAAKVVPLPTAMY, encoded by the coding sequence ATGGAGATCCTCGTTGCCGTCATAGCCTTCGCCGGTGCGCTCCTGGCCGCGATCGCGGTGGGCGCCCTGATTCAACGACTTCGCGACGAGCCCGAGGGGTGGTTGATCGCCTGGACCGTTGCAGTCGTGTCTCTTTGCCTGTCACTGGCCGTGATCGGCATCGGCTACGTCTTCGGGTTCGGCTCGGTCACGTTCCGGATCTACCAGATCACCGGATCGCTGCTGGCGCCGCTCTGGCTGGCCGTCGGCATGGTCCAGCTGCTGGCGGAGAAGGTGCCGCCGAGGTTCCTCGCATGGCTGGGCGGCATCGCCCTGACGATCGTGTCGGTGGCCATCCTCGTCTTCGACCCGCTCAAGAGCGAGGACCTGGGCAAGTCGCTGCCGCCGGCCGCCAACTTCTGGGCGATCATCCCCGACAAGCTGCTGCTCGGCGTACACGTCGTCGACGTCCTGATCATGCTCGGCATGCTCGTGGTGGCGGGCCTCAAGTGGCGCCAGGGCGACGAGTACGACACCGACAACCTGCACGCGGCGGCGGTCATCGTCCCCTCGGGGATGGCGCTCGTGGGCGCGATGAGGTTCACGGTGCCGGCGCTGTTCACCACGGCGCTGCTCGCCGTCGCCGCCGCGGCCGTCTGGTACACCGTGCTGCGGCCCCTGGCGCCGTACGAGGACGACGACGAGGACGACTTCGACTCCGACCGCGACGAGCGCCCTTCGCGCCGGGACGAGCGCTCTCAGCGCCGCGAGGAGCGCGCGCAGCACCACGACGAGCGCCCCATGTTCCGCGACGAGGCGCCCATGCCGCCCCCGCCGGGTCCCAGGGGCGTGCCTGAGCCCGTTCCCGGCGGTCCCGGGCTTCCGCCCTCCCCCCCGCGCAGGTCGTCGGGCCTGGGCGATCTGGTGGCCGAATACCGGGCGGGCGACCAGGGGGTCGACTACGCCGCGCGGATGGCGCCGCCGCCCGACTCGGGGCCCTCGACCGGCTACATCATGAACGGCGCGCCGCCCGCCGCGCCGCCCCAGCGCCCCGACTTCGCGATGCCGGGGACCGGCGCGGTCTACCCGGGCGCCGAGCTGTTCTCGCCCGCCCCACAGCAACAACAGCAGCAGCAACAGCAGCCCGGCTCCGGCAAGCTCTCACCGACCATCTACGGTCTGCTCACCGTCTTCACGATCATGGACGGGGCCGGGGAGGCGTTCGACCGGCTGGCCGAGGCGACCGTCGAGGCCGTGCGCCGCGGCGAGCCCGACACGCTCGTGTACGCCTGCCACGCGGTCAAGTCGGCCCCCCTGCAGCGCATCGTCTACGAGCTCTACCGCGACGAGGTCGCCTACCGCGACCACCAGCGCCAGCCCCACGTCGAGAGGTTCCTCAACGAGCGGCAGGCGATGGTGCTGGCCACCAACGTCATCGAGCTCAACGTCAACGCCGCGAAGGTGGTGCCGCTCCCGACGGCTATGTACTGA
- a CDS encoding glutaredoxin family protein, producing MHRITLLGKPGCHLCEDAREIIAKVAGELGVPWEEISIESSEELQEKYWEMIPVTLIDGVQHDFWRVDETRLRAALST from the coding sequence ATGCATCGCATCACGTTGCTCGGGAAGCCCGGCTGTCACCTGTGTGAGGACGCGCGAGAGATCATCGCCAAGGTGGCGGGCGAGCTCGGGGTGCCGTGGGAGGAGATCAGCATCGAGTCCTCCGAGGAGCTTCAGGAGAAGTACTGGGAGATGATCCCGGTCACGCTGATCGACGGCGTGCAGCACGACTTCTGGCGGGTCGACGAGACCCGGCTGCGGGCGGCCCTCAGTACATAG
- a CDS encoding redox-sensing transcriptional repressor Rex produces the protein MKSPSQPRDRGIPEATVARLPLYLRALHGMAERGIATVSSEDLAVAAGVNSAKLRKDLSHLGSYGTRGVGYDVEYLVYQISRELGLTQDWAVAIVGVGNLGRALANYGGFVSRGFRVAALVDADPEVVGDTIAGLNVEHIDELEAVIKRRGVSIVVLATPAAAAQEVCDRVISVGVTSILNFAPVVLSVPDSVDVRKVDLSIELQILAFHEQRKAGGPLMAVDSQ, from the coding sequence GTGAAGAGCCCGTCCCAGCCCCGTGACCGCGGCATTCCCGAGGCGACGGTCGCCAGGCTTCCGTTGTACCTCCGGGCGCTGCACGGGATGGCCGAGCGGGGCATCGCGACCGTCAGCTCCGAGGACCTGGCCGTCGCCGCCGGCGTCAACTCGGCCAAGCTCCGCAAGGATCTGTCACACCTCGGCTCGTACGGCACGCGCGGCGTAGGCTATGACGTCGAGTACCTCGTCTACCAGATCTCCCGCGAGCTCGGCCTGACGCAAGACTGGGCGGTCGCGATCGTCGGAGTCGGTAACCTCGGCCGCGCGCTGGCCAACTACGGCGGTTTCGTCTCCAGGGGCTTCCGGGTCGCGGCGCTCGTGGACGCCGACCCCGAAGTCGTGGGCGACACCATCGCGGGGTTGAATGTTGAGCACATCGACGAACTGGAAGCCGTCATCAAACGGCGTGGAGTCTCGATCGTGGTACTGGCGACACCGGCGGCAGCGGCGCAGGAAGTGTGCGATCGTGTGATTTCCGTGGGTGTGACCAGCATCCTGAACTTCGCCCCAGTTGTGCTTTCCGTCCCGGACAGCGTCGATGTCCGTAAGGTCGACCTATCTATCGAACTGCAGATTCTCGCGTTCCACGAGCAACGCAAGGCTGGGGGGCCACTCATGGCGGTGGACAGTCAATGA
- a CDS encoding glutamyl-tRNA reductase produces the protein MSVLAIGLSHRTAPVALLERVSVTGDALAKLLYDVQQDPCVAEAMVVSTCNRVEVYVTVDRFHAAVTAVTGLLGVHSGVPVEELTPHLYVHYEERAVEHLFSMVCGLDSMVVGEGQILGQVRQALKLGQRHGTVGATLNELVQQALRVGKRAHHETGIDKAGASLVSAGLALAGDLAGRRALVVGAGSMSSLAAVTLARAGVTDIVVANRTYERGARLAESVGGRAVGFAAVADELAEADIVITCTGAGRHVITPGMLSRPAFLLDLALPHDIDPGVRAVPGVTLVDLETIQESGIGSRGGDAVESVRALVAEELRAYLDAERAARVTPTVVALRSKAASVVESELGRLLMRVPDLDEKARDEVAMTVQRVVDKLLHEPTVRVKQLATCPGGDHYAEALRELFNLDPKMPEAVREVEL, from the coding sequence ATGAGTGTTCTGGCTATCGGACTCAGCCACCGGACCGCTCCGGTGGCGCTTTTGGAGCGCGTCTCGGTCACGGGCGACGCGCTCGCCAAACTCCTGTACGACGTGCAGCAGGATCCCTGCGTCGCGGAGGCCATGGTGGTCTCGACCTGCAACAGGGTCGAGGTCTACGTCACGGTCGACCGCTTCCACGCCGCCGTCACCGCCGTCACCGGCCTGCTCGGCGTCCACTCGGGGGTCCCGGTCGAGGAGCTGACCCCGCACCTCTACGTGCACTACGAGGAGCGGGCCGTCGAGCACCTGTTCTCCATGGTGTGCGGGCTCGACTCCATGGTCGTGGGCGAAGGCCAGATCCTCGGCCAGGTCCGCCAGGCGCTCAAGCTGGGTCAGCGCCACGGCACCGTCGGCGCCACCCTCAACGAGCTGGTCCAGCAGGCGCTGCGGGTCGGCAAGCGGGCGCACCACGAGACCGGCATCGACAAGGCGGGCGCCTCCCTCGTCTCCGCCGGCCTGGCGCTGGCGGGCGACCTGGCCGGGCGGCGGGCGCTGGTGGTCGGGGCCGGCTCCATGAGCTCGCTGGCCGCCGTCACGCTGGCGCGCGCCGGGGTCACCGACATCGTCGTGGCCAACCGTACGTACGAGCGCGGCGCGCGGCTGGCCGAGTCCGTCGGCGGCCGGGCGGTGGGCTTCGCCGCCGTGGCCGACGAGCTGGCCGAGGCCGACATCGTCATCACCTGCACGGGCGCCGGGCGGCACGTCATCACCCCCGGCATGCTGAGCCGGCCCGCGTTCCTGCTGGACCTGGCCCTGCCGCACGACATCGACCCGGGCGTGCGGGCCGTGCCCGGCGTCACGCTGGTGGATCTGGAGACCATCCAGGAGTCCGGGATCGGCTCCCGCGGCGGCGACGCCGTCGAGTCCGTCCGCGCGCTCGTGGCCGAGGAGCTGCGCGCCTACCTCGACGCGGAGCGGGCCGCCAGGGTCACCCCGACCGTGGTGGCGCTGCGCAGCAAGGCGGCGAGCGTGGTCGAGTCGGAGCTCGGCCGCCTGCTCATGCGGGTGCCCGACCTCGACGAGAAGGCGCGCGACGAGGTCGCCATGACCGTGCAGCGGGTCGTCGACAAGCTGCTCCACGAGCCCACCGTGCGTGTCAAGCAACTCGCCACCTGCCCAGGCGGCGATCATTACGCGGAAGCGCTGCGTGAGCTGTTCAATCTCGATCCGAAGATGCCCGAGGCCGTGAGGGAGGTGGAGCTGTGA
- the hemC gene encoding hydroxymethylbilane synthase, with amino-acid sequence MSGALRLGTRRSLMATTQSQMVADDYTRLTGRAVELVGVTTFGDVTKAHLAQLGGTGVFVSALRDKLMEDEVDFAVHSLKDLPTKQDPRFTLAAIPARHDHRDALVGPHKFADLAPGARVGTGSPRRIAMLSALRPDLEYVPIRGNADTRIGKVTSGELDAVVLASAGLTRIGRDAEIAQIFEVEELLPAPGQGALAVECRSDRTDLIEFLSVLDDPRTRSAVAAERAVLAALEAGCAAPVGAFAADDGHTLNLTAVVVSIDGREAVRKSAAGSPSEAANLGRLLAAEMIAEGADRLMGEHSH; translated from the coding sequence ATGTCGGGAGCTCTGCGGCTGGGGACGCGCCGGAGCCTGATGGCCACCACGCAGTCCCAGATGGTGGCCGACGACTACACGCGCCTCACCGGGCGCGCGGTCGAACTGGTGGGCGTCACGACGTTCGGCGACGTCACCAAGGCGCACCTCGCGCAGCTCGGCGGCACGGGAGTGTTCGTCAGCGCGCTGCGCGACAAGCTCATGGAGGACGAGGTCGACTTCGCCGTCCACTCGCTGAAGGACCTGCCGACCAAGCAGGACCCGCGCTTCACGCTGGCGGCGATCCCGGCCCGGCACGACCACCGCGACGCCCTGGTCGGCCCGCACAAGTTCGCCGACCTCGCGCCCGGCGCCCGGGTCGGCACCGGATCGCCGCGCCGGATCGCCATGCTGAGCGCCCTCCGGCCCGACCTGGAGTACGTCCCGATCCGCGGCAACGCCGACACGCGTATCGGCAAGGTAACCTCAGGTGAGCTCGACGCGGTCGTGCTGGCCTCGGCCGGCCTGACCAGGATCGGCCGCGACGCCGAAATCGCACAGATCTTCGAGGTGGAGGAGTTGCTGCCGGCTCCCGGTCAGGGCGCGCTGGCCGTGGAGTGCAGGTCCGACAGGACCGACCTCATCGAGTTCCTGAGTGTTCTCGACGACCCGCGCACGCGCTCCGCGGTGGCCGCCGAGCGAGCCGTGCTGGCGGCTCTCGAGGCTGGTTGCGCCGCACCGGTGGGTGCTTTCGCGGCCGATGACGGGCACACTCTGAACCTGACCGCCGTGGTCGTCTCCATCGACGGCCGCGAGGCGGTCCGCAAGTCCGCCGCCGGATCTCCTTCGGAGGCCGCGAACCTGGGCCGCCTCCTGGCGGCCGAGATGATCGCCGAAGGAGCCGACAGATTGATGGGGGAGCATTCCCATTGA
- a CDS encoding bifunctional uroporphyrinogen-III C-methyltransferase/uroporphyrinogen-III synthase: MGAGPGDPNLLTLRAAELLAKADAVVLGDDEAHRPLLRHCREGVEVVEDDLVKRAKHGQLVVRLCEGDPMLFSSITEEVAACAAAEVDFEIVPGVPPATAVLTYAGIPAASSVPEFRIVDAAQEQDWASHAACPGTLVIYNGIGDAVAIGKALIAGGKPDTTPVAVSSAGTTTEQYTVVSSLGRLQPDLKHAGFTEPALIVVGEAVGLRDKLSWFETKPLFGWRVLVPRTKEQSRSLSEQLVAYGAVPEEVPTISVEPPRTPQQMDRAIKGLVTGRYEWVAFTSANAVKAVREKFEEYGLDARAFAGLKVAAVGDATALALVEFGVKPDLLPSGEQSSEGLVAEWPPYDSMLDPINRVLLPRADISTDTLVAGLTELGWECDDVTAYRTVRAAPPPAPIREAIKGGGFDAVLFTSSSTVRNLVGIAGKPHNVTVIAVIGPQTAKTAEEFGLRVDVMADKPSASALAAAVAEYGAKQRQAALAAGDTPRRPSQNRRGARRRAR; the protein is encoded by the coding sequence GTGGGCGCGGGACCCGGCGATCCCAACCTGCTCACGCTCCGCGCCGCCGAGTTGCTAGCCAAGGCCGACGCCGTGGTGCTCGGCGACGACGAAGCACACCGCCCGCTGCTGCGCCACTGCCGCGAAGGCGTCGAGGTCGTGGAGGACGACCTGGTCAAGCGGGCCAAACACGGGCAGCTCGTCGTGCGCCTGTGCGAGGGCGACCCGATGCTGTTCTCCTCGATCACCGAGGAGGTCGCGGCCTGCGCCGCGGCGGAGGTGGACTTCGAGATCGTTCCCGGCGTGCCGCCCGCGACCGCCGTGCTCACCTACGCGGGCATCCCGGCCGCGAGCTCCGTCCCCGAGTTCCGGATCGTGGACGCCGCGCAGGAGCAGGACTGGGCCTCGCACGCCGCCTGCCCCGGCACTCTGGTGATCTACAACGGCATCGGCGACGCGGTGGCCATCGGCAAGGCGCTCATCGCGGGCGGCAAGCCCGACACCACGCCCGTCGCGGTCAGCAGCGCCGGCACCACCACCGAGCAGTACACCGTCGTGTCCTCGCTCGGCCGGCTCCAGCCCGACCTCAAGCACGCCGGGTTCACCGAGCCGGCGCTCATCGTGGTCGGCGAGGCCGTGGGCCTGCGTGACAAGCTGTCGTGGTTCGAGACCAAGCCGCTGTTCGGCTGGCGGGTGCTGGTGCCCCGCACCAAGGAGCAGTCGCGCAGCCTGTCCGAGCAGCTCGTCGCCTACGGCGCGGTGCCCGAGGAGGTGCCGACCATCTCTGTCGAGCCGCCCCGCACGCCGCAGCAGATGGACCGCGCCATCAAGGGGCTCGTCACGGGCCGCTACGAGTGGGTGGCCTTCACCAGCGCCAACGCGGTCAAGGCGGTGCGCGAGAAGTTCGAGGAATACGGCCTCGACGCGCGGGCCTTCGCCGGGCTCAAGGTGGCGGCCGTGGGCGACGCGACCGCGCTGGCCCTGGTCGAGTTCGGGGTCAAGCCCGACCTGCTGCCGTCGGGGGAGCAGTCCTCCGAGGGGCTGGTGGCCGAGTGGCCGCCGTACGACTCGATGCTCGACCCGATCAACCGGGTGCTGCTGCCGCGGGCCGACATCTCCACCGACACGCTGGTGGCCGGGCTCACCGAGCTGGGCTGGGAGTGCGACGACGTCACCGCGTACCGCACCGTGCGGGCCGCGCCGCCGCCCGCGCCCATCCGCGAGGCGATCAAGGGCGGCGGCTTCGACGCCGTGCTCTTCACGTCCTCCTCCACCGTGCGCAACCTGGTGGGCATCGCGGGCAAGCCGCACAACGTCACGGTGATCGCGGTCATCGGGCCGCAGACGGCCAAGACGGCCGAGGAGTTCGGGCTCCGGGTGGACGTGATGGCCGACAAGCCGTCGGCCTCCGCCCTGGCCGCCGCGGTGGCCGAATACGGGGCCAAGCAGCGCCAGGCGGCGCTGGCGGCGGGCGACACCCCGCGCCGGCCGTCGCAGAACCGCCGGGGCGCCAGGAGAAGAGCCAGGTGA
- the hemB gene encoding porphobilinogen synthase produces the protein MTAQYPVARPRRLRRSPALRRMVAGTRLHAADLILPAFVKEGIAEPHPVASMPGVFQHTRDSLRKAAHEAAEAGVGGIILFGIPAVKDARGSAADDPDGILQVALREVNAEVGDAVVVMADTCLDEFTDHGHCGILTPSGDVDNDATLERYASIAVAQAAAGAQMVAPSGMMDGQVGAIRSALDGAGYGNVPILAYSVKYASAFFGPFREAAECAPQFGDRSTHQQDPAGLVEEALREVRLDLAEGADAVMVKPALAYLDVITRVRDEVDVPVAAYQVSGEYAMIEAAAANGWVDRDRMITESLVAIKRAGADQILTYWATEVARRL, from the coding sequence ATGACCGCGCAGTACCCTGTGGCCCGGCCGCGGCGGCTGCGTCGCAGCCCCGCCCTGCGTCGGATGGTGGCGGGCACCAGGTTGCACGCCGCTGACCTGATCCTGCCCGCGTTCGTCAAGGAGGGCATCGCCGAGCCGCACCCCGTGGCCTCGATGCCGGGCGTCTTCCAGCACACCCGCGACTCGCTGCGCAAGGCCGCGCACGAGGCGGCGGAGGCGGGCGTCGGCGGGATCATCCTGTTCGGGATCCCCGCGGTGAAGGACGCGCGGGGCTCGGCCGCCGACGATCCCGACGGGATCCTGCAGGTGGCGTTGCGTGAGGTGAACGCCGAGGTCGGCGACGCGGTCGTGGTCATGGCCGACACCTGCCTCGACGAGTTCACCGACCACGGGCACTGCGGGATCCTCACCCCGTCCGGCGACGTGGACAACGACGCCACGCTGGAGCGCTACGCCTCGATCGCGGTGGCCCAGGCCGCCGCGGGGGCGCAGATGGTGGCGCCGAGCGGGATGATGGACGGCCAGGTGGGAGCGATCCGCTCGGCCCTGGACGGGGCCGGCTATGGAAACGTCCCGATCTTGGCCTATTCGGTGAAGTACGCGTCCGCCTTCTTCGGGCCGTTCCGCGAGGCCGCCGAGTGCGCGCCGCAGTTCGGTGACCGCAGCACCCACCAGCAGGACCCCGCCGGGCTGGTGGAGGAGGCGCTGCGCGAGGTCCGGCTCGACCTGGCCGAGGGCGCCGACGCCGTCATGGTCAAGCCGGCGCTGGCCTACCTCGACGTCATCACCCGCGTGCGTGACGAGGTGGACGTCCCGGTGGCGGCGTACCAGGTGAGCGGCGAGTACGCCATGATCGAGGCGGCCGCCGCCAACGGCTGGGTGGACCGGGACCGCATGATCACGGAATCGCTGGTCGCGATCAAGCGCGCCGGGGCCGACCAGATCCTCACGTACTGGGCGACGGAAGTGGCACGGAGGCTCTAA
- a CDS encoding bifunctional DNA primase/polymerase: MVGVPLARRTRKRSRPTRIGTVLEYAAMGWPVVPGAYPLRHGPRACSCDRLGCPDPGAHPLSPAWNLQATTDTALLTRWWQAEPEANVILPTGRVFDVFDVPLALGLSALTRIDNAGAHPGPVAANGDRVLFYVATRGNPEDEDEWWSCQLDCDPATIDDTPGLRWHCRDSYVLAPPSTLPTGQPVSWLRPPNGQPLPDPLRILEWLAD, encoded by the coding sequence ATGGTGGGGGTACCACTGGCTCGGCGTACCAGAAAACGGTCGCGGCCGACGCGCATCGGCACCGTGCTCGAATACGCCGCCATGGGCTGGCCCGTCGTGCCGGGCGCCTATCCGCTGCGTCACGGGCCGCGCGCCTGCTCCTGCGACCGCCTCGGCTGTCCCGACCCGGGTGCCCATCCGCTCTCGCCCGCCTGGAATCTGCAGGCCACGACGGACACGGCGCTGCTGACGCGCTGGTGGCAGGCCGAGCCCGAGGCCAACGTGATCCTGCCCACCGGACGCGTGTTCGACGTCTTCGACGTACCGCTCGCCCTCGGCCTGTCGGCCCTCACCAGGATCGACAACGCCGGAGCACACCCGGGCCCGGTCGCCGCCAACGGCGACCGGGTCTTGTTTTACGTGGCCACGCGGGGCAACCCGGAGGACGAGGACGAGTGGTGGTCGTGCCAGCTCGACTGCGACCCCGCCACGATCGACGACACGCCGGGGCTGAGGTGGCACTGCCGCGACAGCTACGTCCTCGCGCCCCCGTCGACCCTCCCCACGGGGCAGCCCGTCTCCTGGCTCCGGCCCCCGAACGGCCAGCCGCTGCCGGACCCGCTGCGCATCCTGGAGTGGCTGGCCGACTGA
- a CDS encoding PIN domain nuclease has translation MYLIDTSALWYILRNADVLEKWGDRITTQPLRICEPTRTEFLYSATGPAHRDELEEDLNSLCELAPVPKSAWRWVENAQYKLTQHGQHRSAGVVDLLLCATAVHHGLTVLHVDDDFATVAKVMAEVDQRDIRRF, from the coding sequence ATGTATCTCATCGACACCTCGGCGCTGTGGTACATCCTGCGAAACGCAGACGTGCTCGAGAAGTGGGGCGACCGCATCACCACGCAGCCGCTGCGGATCTGCGAGCCGACCAGAACGGAGTTTCTCTACTCGGCCACCGGCCCTGCCCACAGGGACGAACTGGAGGAGGACCTCAACTCCCTCTGCGAGCTCGCGCCCGTCCCGAAATCCGCCTGGCGGTGGGTGGAGAACGCGCAGTACAAGCTGACACAGCACGGCCAACACCGCTCGGCGGGAGTAGTCGATCTGCTTTTGTGCGCCACCGCCGTGCACCACGGGCTCACGGTGCTGCACGTCGACGATGACTTCGCCACGGTGGCGAAGGTCATGGCGGAAGTGGACCAGCGCGACATCCGCCGGTTCTGA
- a CDS encoding type II toxin-antitoxin system VapB family antitoxin produces the protein MSVTQIDIDDNALKEAMRMMGTTTKKDTVNLALREYVARVKRIEALERLAARAQRGEFDEAAAAHQAAKAAWKQAIT, from the coding sequence GTGTCAGTCACCCAGATCGACATTGATGACAACGCCCTCAAAGAGGCCATGCGCATGATGGGGACGACGACGAAGAAGGACACCGTCAACCTCGCCCTCCGGGAGTATGTCGCACGGGTAAAGCGGATCGAGGCGCTGGAGAGGCTCGCCGCCCGCGCCCAGCGTGGCGAGTTCGACGAGGCCGCGGCCGCTCACCAGGCGGCGAAGGCGGCCTGGAAACAGGCCATCACCTGA